Proteins from a genomic interval of Halomonas alkaliantarctica:
- a CDS encoding glutathione S-transferase N-terminal domain-containing protein, translated as MQLYLNTSSPYARVVRVCLYEKQLIERTELCWCDPWAADSELLQITPLSRIPTLVTDEGEVITESLLIAHYLDAVGEGPSLIPSKTLTETLALAGLGQGLMDAAFNVVIGRKYSGHEVDTTLLGQRRLKAIERTLITLNAHPSVLAGSAQRTLGAITVAAALAYISFRLPAFDWQNRYPTLHAWQAKVVEGESFALTEFE; from the coding sequence ATGCAGCTCTATTTAAATACTTCTTCTCCCTATGCACGCGTTGTGCGTGTTTGCCTCTATGAAAAGCAACTGATCGAGCGCACCGAGCTTTGCTGGTGCGACCCTTGGGCGGCAGATAGCGAACTGTTGCAGATTACGCCGCTTAGCCGTATTCCAACGCTGGTGACCGATGAGGGAGAGGTCATCACCGAGTCGCTGTTGATTGCTCACTATCTGGATGCAGTGGGCGAAGGGCCATCTCTGATACCCAGTAAAACACTAACGGAAACCCTGGCGCTGGCAGGGTTGGGGCAGGGCCTGATGGACGCCGCCTTTAACGTGGTAATCGGTCGCAAATATAGTGGCCACGAAGTGGATACGACGCTGTTGGGGCAGCGCCGTTTAAAAGCGATCGAACGCACGTTGATAACACTCAATGCGCACCCCAGTGTGCTGGCAGGCAGTGCCCAGCGCACCCTGGGGGCGATTACCGTTGCCGCGGCGCTGGCGTATATTAGCTTTCGCCTACCGGCCTTTGATTGGCAAAACCGCTACCCGACGCTACATGCCTGGCAGGCGAAGGTGGTGGAGGGCGAGAGCTTTGCGCTAACTGAATTTGAGTAG
- a CDS encoding 2-hydroxyacid dehydrogenase, with amino-acid sequence MRIAVFSAKPYDRTFITRANAGERHSLSFLEARLTIDTAPLANGFDAVCAFVNDCLDAAVLEQLHSGGTRLVALRSAGFNHVDLATAERLGITVVRVPAYSPHAVAEHAVALVLSLNRMTYRAYNRVREGNFALDGLLGFDLHGKTVGVIGTGHIGLIFADIMHGFGCRIVASDPFPSPDAKPFVEYVPLATLYANADIISLHCPLTPETHHLIDADAIAQMKEGVMIINTGRGRVVDTQAVIAGLKSGKIGRLGLDVYEEEEQLFFEDLSQGVIDDDQFMRLTTFHNVLITGHQAFFTAEALTNIAETTLANIDAFESGSGTMHRIVNAKLD; translated from the coding sequence ATGCGCATCGCCGTATTCAGCGCCAAACCCTACGATCGCACTTTTATTACTCGCGCTAACGCAGGGGAGCGTCACTCCTTGAGCTTTTTGGAGGCGCGTCTAACGATTGATACGGCCCCATTGGCCAACGGATTTGATGCGGTTTGCGCCTTTGTTAACGACTGCCTTGATGCCGCCGTGTTAGAGCAATTGCATAGCGGTGGCACAAGGTTAGTGGCGCTGCGTTCGGCGGGCTTTAATCATGTTGATTTAGCTACCGCCGAACGGTTGGGCATTACGGTGGTACGGGTGCCCGCCTACTCCCCCCACGCAGTGGCAGAACACGCGGTCGCCCTAGTACTAAGCCTTAATCGCATGACTTATCGCGCCTACAACCGGGTGAGGGAGGGAAATTTTGCTCTGGATGGCCTGCTGGGGTTCGATCTACACGGCAAAACCGTGGGCGTTATTGGCACTGGGCATATCGGGCTGATTTTTGCCGATATTATGCACGGCTTTGGTTGCCGCATTGTGGCAAGCGACCCCTTTCCCAGCCCGGATGCGAAACCCTTTGTTGAGTACGTGCCGCTAGCAACGCTGTATGCCAACGCCGACATTATCTCGCTGCACTGCCCGTTGACGCCTGAGACTCACCATTTGATTGATGCTGATGCCATTGCGCAAATGAAGGAGGGCGTGATGATCATCAACACCGGCCGAGGTAGGGTGGTCGATACCCAGGCGGTAATCGCGGGTTTGAAAAGCGGCAAAATCGGCCGCTTAGGGTTGGATGTCTACGAAGAGGAGGAGCAGCTGTTCTTCGAGGACCTCTCCCAGGGCGTGATTGACGATGATCAGTTTATGCGCCTAACGACCTTCCATAATGTACTGATCACCGGCCACCAGGCCTTCTTCACTGCCGAGGCGCTGACCAATATTGCCGAGACCACGCTGGCGAATATCGACGCCTTTGAAAGTGGAAGTGGCACCATGCATCGAATAGTTAACGCTAAACTGGACTAG
- the thpD gene encoding ectoine hydroxylase: MVDTQDLFPTRLERKLGMFERIDPVVYGDESQLENGPLSKTEIDEYERKGFLSFEGFFDADDMQVFLQELREYEDDADLKLSEGTILEPGREEIRTIFGIHDISKRFQRLTQDPNLLAIVKQLLGSDVYIHQSRINYKPGFKGKGFEWHSDFETWHSEDGMPRMRALSCSIVLTDNGEFNGPLMLIPGSHQYFVPCVGRTPENNYKESLKSQEVGVPPASSLRELMLENDIEAPKGPAGSLVIFECNTMHGSNINMSCWPRSNLFFVYNSVENTLHDPYCGNRPRPEFLANRSEWEPLKPLDE, from the coding sequence ATGGTCGATACACAAGATCTTTTCCCGACGCGCTTGGAACGAAAGTTAGGAATGTTTGAACGCATCGATCCCGTGGTATACGGCGATGAGTCACAGCTTGAGAATGGCCCCTTAAGCAAGACAGAAATTGATGAGTACGAAAGAAAGGGGTTTCTGTCGTTTGAAGGATTTTTTGACGCCGATGATATGCAGGTTTTTCTTCAAGAGCTGCGCGAGTATGAAGACGATGCTGATCTGAAACTTTCAGAAGGCACTATTCTTGAACCGGGGCGTGAAGAGATCCGCACCATTTTTGGCATCCACGATATTTCAAAACGCTTTCAGCGCTTGACCCAGGATCCCAATCTATTGGCGATTGTTAAGCAACTGCTGGGCAGCGATGTATATATTCATCAGTCACGGATTAATTATAAGCCAGGTTTTAAAGGTAAAGGGTTTGAGTGGCACTCTGATTTTGAAACATGGCATAGCGAAGACGGCATGCCGCGAATGCGTGCGTTAAGTTGCTCCATCGTACTCACTGATAACGGTGAGTTTAACGGCCCGTTAATGTTGATCCCCGGTTCGCATCAATACTTTGTCCCCTGCGTAGGACGAACACCGGAAAATAATTATAAGGAGTCGCTGAAAAGCCAAGAGGTGGGGGTGCCTCCAGCCAGTAGCCTTCGCGAGCTAATGTTAGAAAACGATATCGAAGCGCCTAAAGGGCCCGCCGGCTCGCTGGTAATCTTTGAATGCAATACCATGCACGGCTCGAATATCAATATGTCTTGCTGGCCGAGAAGTAATCTGTTTTTTGTTTACAATAGCGTTGAAAACACGCTACACGACCCTTACTGCGGCAATCGACCAAGGCCAGAGTTTCTGGCCAATCGCTCAGAATGGGAGCCGCTTAAACCGCTTGATGAGTAA
- a CDS encoding AEC family transporter has translation MESITGALGPLFLLILLGAVLGYWRWPSDTFWPHMERLIYFVLFPAMLVGTLATADVNQVPVGRLALVLLGAMVLFGLLLWCLRGWLQLTPAAFTSVFQGAVRFNTYVGVAGAAALHGSLGATTAAVAVALMVPVVNVMCVASFVAAGTLGGASVGKSVMALIKNPLILACLAGIGLNLTGIGLPGWSKDTVELLGRAALPLGLVAVGVALRPAALLRIDRGVLATNSVKLLLMPALVLALTWILQLDTVSRDVALLFAALPTATSAYILARQLGGDAELMAAIITGQTLLAMLTLPFWLQLVS, from the coding sequence ATGGAGAGTATCACTGGTGCTTTAGGCCCACTATTTCTGTTGATCTTACTGGGCGCCGTGCTTGGCTATTGGCGCTGGCCCAGCGACACCTTTTGGCCGCATATGGAACGGCTGATCTACTTTGTGCTGTTTCCCGCCATGCTGGTGGGCACCTTAGCCACTGCGGATGTAAACCAAGTACCGGTCGGCCGCTTGGCCCTGGTGCTGCTGGGTGCGATGGTGCTGTTTGGTTTGTTGCTGTGGTGTTTACGTGGCTGGCTACAGCTAACGCCCGCGGCGTTTACATCGGTATTTCAAGGTGCGGTACGTTTTAATACCTACGTGGGCGTTGCTGGCGCCGCCGCGCTACACGGCAGCTTAGGAGCGACCACCGCCGCCGTCGCTGTGGCGCTAATGGTGCCAGTGGTTAATGTGATGTGCGTGGCCAGCTTTGTCGCCGCGGGTACACTCGGCGGTGCTAGCGTAGGTAAAAGTGTGATGGCACTGATTAAAAACCCGTTGATTCTTGCCTGCCTGGCGGGCATTGGTCTGAACCTTACGGGCATTGGTTTGCCCGGCTGGAGTAAAGATACGGTTGAGCTACTGGGGCGTGCGGCGTTGCCATTGGGTTTGGTGGCCGTCGGCGTGGCGCTACGTCCAGCGGCGCTACTACGTATTGACCGCGGCGTGTTGGCCACCAATAGCGTTAAACTGCTGCTCATGCCCGCGCTGGTATTGGCGCTCACTTGGATCCTGCAGTTGGATACTGTAAGCCGCGATGTAGCGCTGCTGTTTGCAGCACTGCCCACCGCCACCTCTGCGTATATCCTAGCCCGTCAGTTGGGTGGAGATGCCGAGTTGATGGCCGCAATCATTACAGGCCAAACCCTATTAGCCATGCTCACTCTTCCGTTTTGGCTGCAGTTGGTCAGTTGA
- a CDS encoding SCO family protein: MARKPLWLGAGLVAVLLVVSGIGLYQYAFAPQEGEPVGGPVELPSTQGDFSLTQLDDNQIAILSFGYTYCPDICPMTQSVKRQALAQLSEQQRERVVPVMITVDPERDTIARMQEYMGFFGEEFIGAVGSQEQLEDVASRYGVIWRKVEAPDSAMDYTIDHSASLFLVNRKGDILQRVLYSPTPHGLVAALESELDG, from the coding sequence ATGGCAAGGAAACCCTTATGGCTAGGCGCGGGGTTGGTCGCGGTTTTGCTGGTGGTCAGCGGTATAGGCCTGTATCAGTATGCCTTTGCCCCACAAGAGGGCGAACCCGTAGGTGGCCCGGTTGAGCTGCCCTCTACCCAGGGTGATTTCTCGTTAACCCAGTTAGACGACAATCAAATCGCGATTCTCTCTTTCGGCTACACCTACTGCCCCGATATTTGCCCCATGACCCAGTCGGTTAAGCGTCAAGCCCTTGCCCAGCTCTCTGAGCAGCAGCGCGAGCGCGTGGTGCCGGTAATGATCACCGTTGACCCTGAACGTGACACTATCGCGCGCATGCAGGAATACATGGGCTTTTTCGGCGAGGAGTTTATCGGCGCGGTGGGTAGTCAGGAGCAGCTTGAGGATGTCGCCTCACGCTATGGGGTGATATGGCGGAAAGTCGAAGCGCCGGATTCAGCAATGGACTACACCATTGATCACAGCGCCTCGCTCTTTTTGGTTAATCGCAAGGGCGATATTCTTCAGCGAGTGCTCTACTCACCGACCCCGCATGGGTTAGTTGCCGCCTTAGAGAGCGAACTAGACGGTTAA
- a CDS encoding PHB depolymerase family esterase, whose product MTSTPSSSLYSFARAVACLGLCTPLLAQAETASEPVDLPALSAASEQASVVGVSSGGYMATQLAVAWPERFSGLGVLAAGPWSCAQGSLSLALNQCMMTRRGAPSLDELESRHQRYLGLEQVGSAEALSQLRAYLWHGEEDDVVEPQLGDLLAEQWQQWLESPDQLRVARSENAGHGWPIRLPSEAPPGPHEWGDCRQGGGSFLLSCDEDIAGEMLDWLYPERDVSDAGEPEGELVAFDQSEFAVKGLADTGYVFVPEGCKGGECPVTLALHGCQMTEEAIGDTFIRYTGLNAWAAAHQQIVLYPQAESSMANPQGCWDWWGFSESTWQLSPQHDTRSGTQIGALLAMLDRLQAAPEQVD is encoded by the coding sequence ATGACTTCAACCCCCTCTTCCAGCCTGTATTCTTTTGCTCGGGCAGTGGCTTGCTTAGGTCTATGCACACCGCTACTAGCACAAGCCGAGACGGCCAGTGAGCCCGTAGATTTGCCCGCCTTGAGTGCTGCGAGTGAGCAGGCCAGTGTGGTGGGGGTGTCGTCGGGCGGTTATATGGCGACCCAGCTGGCGGTGGCTTGGCCCGAGCGGTTTAGTGGCCTGGGCGTGCTGGCGGCAGGGCCCTGGAGCTGCGCGCAGGGCTCGCTGAGTTTGGCGCTTAACCAGTGCATGATGACCCGTCGCGGCGCACCTTCATTAGATGAGCTGGAGTCTCGCCACCAGCGCTATCTCGGGCTAGAACAGGTAGGTAGCGCCGAGGCGCTTAGCCAGCTCAGGGCCTATTTGTGGCACGGCGAAGAGGACGATGTGGTTGAGCCACAGCTCGGCGACCTGCTTGCTGAGCAGTGGCAGCAGTGGCTTGAATCGCCTGATCAGCTACGCGTTGCGCGCAGCGAAAATGCGGGACATGGCTGGCCGATACGGTTACCCAGTGAAGCCCCCCCGGGGCCCCATGAGTGGGGTGATTGTCGTCAGGGCGGCGGTAGTTTCCTATTATCCTGCGATGAAGATATTGCCGGAGAAATGCTGGATTGGCTCTACCCCGAACGCGACGTGTCGGACGCTGGCGAGCCAGAGGGCGAGCTAGTCGCATTTGATCAGTCAGAATTTGCGGTAAAAGGCTTAGCCGACACAGGCTATGTGTTTGTACCCGAAGGCTGCAAAGGGGGCGAGTGCCCGGTAACGCTGGCCCTACACGGCTGCCAAATGACTGAAGAAGCGATTGGCGATACGTTCATACGCTATACCGGCTTAAATGCCTGGGCGGCAGCGCATCAGCAAATCGTGCTCTATCCTCAGGCAGAAAGCAGTATGGCGAACCCGCAGGGCTGCTGGGACTGGTGGGGGTTTTCCGAAAGCACCTGGCAGTTAAGCCCGCAGCACGATACCCGTAGCGGTACTCAAATTGGCGCGCTGCTGGCGATGCTGGATCGTTTACAGGCAGCGCCTGAACAAGTCGATTAA
- a CDS encoding FKBP-type peptidyl-prolyl cis-trans isomerase, with protein sequence MKQLLSTTALTGLLLVAPFAAAAPETDEQRLAYSLGVTLGESMQADIEDLDLDAFHDGMSDVFEDNDLALSEEEMTEALMAFQEQSMQARAAEAEEIAQNNLEEGEAFLAENAEREEVKVTDSGLQYEVLESGDGATPGPEDTVEVNYEGMLLDGTVFDSSFERGESVSFQTNQVIEGWQEALQMMSVGDSWMLYIPADIAYGENGQGPIGPNEVLTFRVELLGVE encoded by the coding sequence ATGAAACAACTTCTCTCTACTACGGCTTTGACAGGTTTGCTGCTAGTCGCCCCCTTTGCAGCGGCAGCGCCTGAAACCGATGAACAGCGTCTGGCTTACAGCTTGGGTGTCACCCTGGGTGAAAGCATGCAAGCGGACATCGAAGACCTCGACTTGGATGCGTTTCACGATGGCATGAGCGACGTTTTTGAAGATAATGACTTGGCGCTCAGTGAAGAAGAGATGACCGAAGCGTTGATGGCGTTTCAAGAGCAATCTATGCAGGCGCGTGCAGCCGAAGCTGAAGAGATAGCGCAAAACAATCTCGAAGAGGGCGAAGCTTTCCTAGCTGAAAACGCCGAGCGCGAAGAAGTGAAGGTGACTGACTCTGGCCTTCAGTATGAAGTGCTTGAATCTGGCGATGGTGCTACGCCCGGCCCTGAAGATACTGTCGAAGTGAATTACGAAGGCATGCTGTTGGATGGCACCGTTTTCGATAGCTCTTTTGAGCGCGGTGAATCCGTTAGCTTTCAAACCAACCAAGTGATCGAAGGTTGGCAGGAAGCGCTGCAAATGATGAGCGTCGGCGATAGCTGGATGCTTTACATCCCTGCGGATATCGCTTACGGCGAGAATGGCCAAGGGCCTATCGGACCTAATGAAGTGCTAACTTTCCGCGTCGAACTGTTAGGCGTCGAATAA
- a CDS encoding universal stress protein, whose product MFNRILVPVDGSKGALRALEKAVGLHMLTGAELYLLCVFKHHSLLEASLSMVRPNQLDIPDDALKEYATEIAVHAKSHAIELGADSSRVRAFVKGGRPSRIIVRFARKRECDLIVIGAQGTNGEKNPLLGSVSQRVAGAAHCPTLVV is encoded by the coding sequence ATGTTTAATCGCATTTTAGTCCCGGTGGATGGTTCAAAAGGCGCCTTAAGGGCGCTGGAAAAAGCGGTAGGTTTGCATATGCTAACTGGCGCTGAGCTCTATCTGCTGTGCGTGTTTAAACACCACAGCCTGCTGGAAGCCTCACTCTCGATGGTGCGACCCAATCAGTTGGATATTCCTGACGATGCGCTAAAAGAGTACGCCACCGAGATCGCCGTGCATGCAAAATCCCATGCGATTGAGCTGGGCGCTGACAGTTCGCGCGTGCGCGCTTTTGTGAAAGGCGGGCGGCCTTCGCGCATTATTGTGCGCTTTGCCCGTAAGCGAGAGTGCGACCTGATTGTGATTGGCGCCCAGGGCACCAATGGCGAGAAGAACCCGCTGCTGGGCAGCGTCTCTCAGCGTGTGGCGGGCGCAGCACACTGCCCCACGCTGGTCGTCTAG
- a CDS encoding TRAP transporter large permease, with the protein MTTVMVTTMIALLLLGFPMMIPLITAAVIGFYMMFNGFGQMDTLIQQMMAGIRPASLIAVPMFILAADIMTRGQSANRLIDMVMAFIGHIKGGLAVSTAASCTLFGAVSGSTQATVVAVGSPLRPKMLKAGYSDSFTLALIINASDIAFLIPPSIGMIIYGVISGTSIGELFIAGIGPGLMILCMFSIYCIIYAIVKDVPTEAKSSWKERAVAVRQALWPLGFPVIIVGGIYGGIFSPTEAAAACVLYAILLEFVVFRSLKMNDIYAIAKSTGLITAVVFILVAVGNGFSWIISFAQIPQMILESVGVNEAGPTGVLIAICVSFFVACMFVDPIVVILVLTPIFAPAIAATGLDPVLVGILITLQVAIGSATPPFGCDIFTAIAIFKRPYWDVIKGTPPFIFMLILAAALLIMFPQIALFLRDVAFR; encoded by the coding sequence ATGACGACAGTAATGGTCACCACCATGATTGCCCTGCTGCTGCTGGGTTTTCCAATGATGATTCCGCTGATTACCGCTGCGGTAATTGGCTTCTATATGATGTTTAACGGCTTTGGCCAGATGGATACGCTTATTCAGCAGATGATGGCAGGTATACGGCCAGCGTCGCTCATTGCCGTACCCATGTTTATTCTTGCTGCTGATATTATGACTCGTGGTCAGTCCGCTAACCGTTTGATTGATATGGTCATGGCGTTTATTGGTCATATTAAGGGCGGCTTGGCGGTAAGTACGGCGGCTTCGTGTACGCTGTTCGGTGCTGTATCCGGCTCTACCCAGGCGACCGTAGTGGCCGTTGGTTCACCGCTGCGTCCGAAAATGCTTAAAGCGGGCTACTCGGACTCTTTTACGCTGGCGCTGATCATCAATGCCAGCGATATCGCGTTCTTGATACCGCCCAGTATCGGCATGATTATTTATGGCGTTATCTCGGGCACCTCTATCGGCGAGCTATTTATTGCTGGGATTGGCCCAGGGCTAATGATCCTGTGCATGTTCTCGATTTATTGCATTATCTACGCCATCGTGAAAGACGTACCTACTGAAGCAAAATCTAGCTGGAAAGAGCGTGCAGTCGCGGTTCGGCAGGCTCTTTGGCCGCTCGGCTTTCCGGTCATTATCGTTGGTGGCATTTACGGCGGTATCTTCAGCCCGACGGAAGCCGCTGCAGCCTGTGTGCTGTATGCCATTTTGCTTGAGTTTGTGGTCTTCCGTTCGCTTAAGATGAACGACATTTACGCTATCGCTAAATCTACCGGCTTGATTACCGCCGTAGTCTTTATTCTGGTGGCGGTGGGTAATGGCTTCTCATGGATCATTTCGTTTGCTCAGATTCCCCAAATGATTCTGGAGTCGGTGGGTGTCAATGAAGCTGGCCCCACGGGCGTATTGATTGCCATCTGTGTCTCCTTCTTTGTGGCCTGCATGTTTGTTGACCCAATCGTGGTCATTCTGGTGCTAACCCCCATTTTCGCACCTGCCATTGCGGCGACGGGCCTGGATCCTGTATTGGTGGGTATTTTAATCACCTTGCAGGTGGCGATAGGTTCGGCAACCCCACCCTTCGGGTGCGATATTTTCACAGCGATTGCGATTTTCAAACGCCCCTATTGGGATGTGATCAAAGGCACCCCGCCGTTTATTTTCATGCTCATTTTAGCGGCTGCTCTGCTGATCATGTTCCCGCAAATTGCGCTGTTCCTGCGCGATGTTGCCTTCCGCTAA
- a CDS encoding TRAP transporter small permease: MTDDEMEKSYRSGLPGGLGVIDTAISKIEAVILAMGVLLMALNTVINVVARFVFGNSIMFSGELNRILIIMITFAGIGYAARHGRHIRMSAIYDALPVGGRRVLMICIALFTSLVMFFLLYYSIVYILDLYSKGRVLPSLGLPVWIIYLWVPMGFLITGIQYLLTAVKNVTSHDVYLSTGVVDGYKDTETEV; this comes from the coding sequence ATGACCGATGATGAAATGGAAAAGAGTTACCGCTCCGGTTTGCCGGGTGGGCTTGGCGTGATCGACACTGCAATTAGCAAAATAGAAGCCGTGATTCTTGCGATGGGTGTTTTGCTAATGGCGCTGAATACGGTCATCAACGTGGTTGCCCGCTTTGTTTTTGGCAACAGCATCATGTTTTCCGGTGAGCTAAACCGCATTTTAATCATCATGATTACCTTTGCGGGCATTGGTTATGCCGCGCGCCATGGTCGTCATATTCGAATGTCGGCTATCTACGATGCGCTACCGGTAGGTGGGCGCAGAGTGCTAATGATCTGCATTGCGCTTTTCACATCGCTAGTGATGTTTTTCCTGCTCTACTATTCGATTGTTTATATCCTCGATCTGTATAGCAAAGGCAGGGTGTTGCCCTCCTTGGGGTTGCCGGTGTGGATCATTTACCTATGGGTGCCGATGGGTTTTTTAATCACCGGTATTCAATACTTGCTGACCGCTGTTAAAAACGTCACGTCACACGATGTCTACCTTTCGACGGGCGTGGTGGATGGATACAAAGACACCGAAACAGAAGTCTAA
- the dctP gene encoding TRAP transporter substrate-binding protein DctP, whose protein sequence is MKASKFVSTHSVTAKLMTTASVGALLFGLSAAAQADNWRYAHEEYEGDVQDVFAYAFKEYIEDNSDHTVQVYRFGELGESDDIMEQTQNGILQFVNQSPGFTGALIPEAQIFFIPYLLPTDEETVLEFFDESKAINEMFPELYAEQGLELLKMYPEGEMVITTNEPFSSPEELDNKKIRTMTNPLLTETYDAFGATPTPLPWGEVYGGLQTGIIDGQENPIFWIESGGLYEVSPHLTFTGHGWFTTAMMANQDFYEGLSEEDQTLVNEASEAAYDHTIEHIKGLAEESLEKIQEASDEVTVTRLDEEQIQAFRERAPQVEEAFLEMTGEDGEELLEQFKADLEAVTNE, encoded by the coding sequence ATGAAGGCAAGCAAATTCGTTTCTACTCATTCTGTAACTGCAAAATTAATGACCACGGCAAGTGTGGGTGCACTGCTGTTTGGCCTAAGCGCCGCTGCTCAAGCTGACAACTGGCGCTACGCTCATGAAGAGTATGAAGGCGACGTACAGGATGTCTTTGCCTATGCTTTTAAAGAGTATATTGAAGATAACTCAGACCATACTGTACAGGTTTACCGCTTTGGTGAACTGGGTGAGTCTGATGACATCATGGAGCAGACTCAGAATGGTATTCTGCAGTTCGTGAACCAGTCGCCTGGCTTCACCGGTGCACTGATTCCTGAAGCGCAAATCTTCTTTATCCCTTACTTGCTACCCACCGACGAAGAGACCGTTCTGGAGTTCTTCGACGAAAGTAAAGCTATCAACGAGATGTTTCCTGAGCTTTATGCCGAGCAAGGCCTAGAGCTACTGAAGATGTATCCAGAAGGCGAAATGGTCATTACGACCAACGAGCCGTTCTCCTCGCCCGAAGAGCTGGATAACAAGAAAATCCGCACAATGACCAACCCGCTATTGACCGAAACTTACGACGCTTTCGGTGCCACGCCGACGCCTCTGCCGTGGGGCGAAGTCTATGGTGGCCTGCAGACCGGCATCATTGATGGTCAAGAGAATCCGATTTTCTGGATCGAGTCTGGTGGTTTGTATGAGGTGTCTCCGCACCTGACATTTACTGGCCACGGTTGGTTTACCACTGCGATGATGGCCAACCAGGATTTCTACGAAGGGCTATCTGAAGAAGATCAGACGCTGGTAAACGAAGCCTCTGAAGCCGCGTATGACCACACTATCGAACATATCAAAGGCTTGGCTGAAGAGTCGCTAGAGAAGATTCAGGAAGCCTCTGATGAAGTGACGGTGACACGTCTTGACGAAGAGCAAATTCAGGCCTTCCGTGAGCGTGCCCCGCAGGTTGAAGAAGCCTTCTTGGAAATGACCGGTGAAGACGGTGAAGAGCTACTTGAGCAGTTTAAAGCTGACCTTGAAGCCGTAACCAACGAGTAA
- a CDS encoding TIGR02444 family protein produces MRDSNTLDSTRLQRLQQTPLWDFALTLYATPGVEAACLKLQDEAGLDVCEVLFHCWLYSCGLEAEPKALASQREQRCLWQCQVTEVLRGLRQDLKASASESESVKALRETIKQAELMAERENIQRWQAWAWASSSDEQRVVNVVEKSPDAAKWLLNQLLLDQGSHQAEDGTKEKNEWLCSLQTLTCQLDPHQGAR; encoded by the coding sequence ATGCGAGATTCTAATACGCTTGATTCTACCCGATTGCAGCGCCTACAGCAGACACCGTTATGGGATTTTGCACTGACGCTCTACGCTACCCCCGGCGTTGAGGCGGCCTGCCTGAAGCTTCAAGACGAGGCCGGTCTGGATGTGTGTGAGGTGCTGTTTCATTGCTGGCTCTACTCTTGCGGTCTGGAAGCTGAGCCCAAAGCGCTGGCTTCCCAGCGTGAGCAGCGATGCCTTTGGCAGTGCCAAGTGACGGAGGTATTGCGTGGCTTGCGCCAAGACTTAAAAGCCTCAGCATCGGAAAGCGAGTCCGTGAAAGCGCTGCGTGAGACCATCAAACAGGCCGAGTTGATGGCTGAACGTGAGAATATTCAACGTTGGCAAGCGTGGGCTTGGGCATCGTCCAGCGATGAGCAACGTGTGGTCAACGTTGTCGAAAAGTCGCCAGATGCAGCTAAATGGCTGCTAAATCAGCTGCTTTTAGACCAAGGTAGCCACCAAGCAGAGGATGGCACAAAGGAGAAAAATGAGTGGCTTTGTTCGCTACAAACGCTTACTTGCCAGCTTGACCCTCATCAAGGAGCGCGCTAG